The proteins below are encoded in one region of Homo sapiens chromosome 2, GRCh38.p14 Primary Assembly:
- the SLC23A3 gene encoding solute carrier family 23 member 3 isoform 2 (isoform 2 is encoded by transcript variant 2): MSRSPLNPSQLRSVGSQDALAPLPPPAPQNPSTHSWDPLCGSLPWGLSCLLALQHVLVMASLLCVSHLLLLCSLSPGGLSYSPSQLLASSFFSCGMSTILQTWMGSRLPLVQAPSLEFLIPALVLTSQKLPRAIQTPGNSSLMLHLCRGPSCHGLGHWNTSLQEVSGAVVVSGLLQGMMGLLGSPGHVFPHCGPLVLAPSLVVAGLSAHREVAQFCFTHWGLALLVILLMVVCSQHLGSCQFHVCPWRRASTSSTHTPLPVFRLLSVLIPVACVWIVSAFVGFSVIPQELSAPTKAPWIWLPHPGEWNWPLLTPRALAAGISMALAASTSSLGCYALCGRLLHLPPPPPHACSRGLSLEGLGSVLAGLLGSPMGTASSFPNVGKVGLIQAGSQQVAHLVGLLCVGLGLSPRLAQLLTTIPLPVVGGVLGVTQAVVLSAGFSSFYLADIDSGRNIFIVGFSIFMALLLPRWFREAPVLFSTGWSPLDVLLHSLLTQPIFLAGLSGFLLENTIPGTQLERGLGQGLPSPFTAQEARMPQKPREKAAQVYRLPFPIQNLCPCIPQPLHCLCPLPEDPGDEEGGSSEPEEMADLLPGSGEPCPESSREGFRSQK; encoded by the exons ATGAGCCGATCACCCCTCAATCCCAGCCAACTCCGATCAGTGGGCTCCCAGGATGCCCTGGCCCCCTTGCCTCCACCTGCTCCCCAGAATCCCTCCACCCACTCTTGGGACCCTTTGTGTGGATCTCTGCCTTGGGGCCTCAGCTGTCTTCTGGCTCTGCAg CATGTCTTGGTCATGGCTTCTCTGCTCTGTGTCTCccacctgctcctgctttgcAGTCTCTCCCCAGGAGGACTCTCTTACTCCCCTTCTCAGCTCCTGGCCTCCAGCTTCTTTTCATGTGGTATGTCTACCATCCTGCAAACTTGGATGGGCAGCAG GCTGCCTCTTGTCCAGGCTCCATCCTTAGAGTTCCTTATCCCTGCTCTGGTGCTGACCAGCCAGAAGCTACCCCGGGCCATCCAGACACCTGGAAACT CCTCCCTCATGCTGCACCTTTGTAGGGGACCTAGCTGCCATGGCCTGGGGCACTGGAACACTTCTCTCCAGGAG GTGTCCGGGGCAGTGGTAGTATCTGGGCTGCTGCAGGGCATGATGGGGCTGCTGGGGAGTCCCGGCCACGTGTTCCCCCACTGTGGGCCCCTGGTGCTGGCTCCCAGCCTGGTTGTGGCAGGGCTCTCTGCCCACAGGGAGGTAGCCCAGTTCTGCTTCACACACTGGGGGTTGGCCTTGCT GGTTATCCTGCTCATGGTGGTCTGTTCTCAGCACCTGGGCTCCTGCCAGTTTCATGTGTGCCCCTGGAGGCGAGCTTCAACGTCATCAACTCACACTCCTCTCCCTGTCTTCCGGCTCCTTTCG GTGCTGATCCCAGTGGCCTGTGTGTGGATTGTTTCTGCCTTTGTGGGATTCAGTGTTATCCCCCAGGAACTGTCTGCCCCCACCAAGGCACCATGGATTTGGCTGCCTCACCCAG GTGAGTGGAATTGGCCTTTGCTGACGCCCAGAGCTCTGGCTGCAGGCATCTCCATGGCCTTGGCAGCCTCCACCAGTTCCCTGGGCTGCTATGCCCTGTGTGGCCGGCTGCTGCATTTGCCTCCCCCACCTCCACATGCCTGCAGTCGAGGGCTGAGCCTGGAGGGGCTGGGCAGTGTGCTGGCCGGGCTGCTGGGAAGCCCCATGGGCACTGCATCCAGCTTCCCCAACGTGGGCAAAGTGGGTCTTATCCAG GCTGGATCTCAGCAAGTGGCTCACTTAGTGGGGCTACTCTGCGTGGGGCTTGGACTCTCCCCCAGGTTGGCTCAGCTCCTCACCACCATCCCACTGCCTGTTGTTG GTGGGGTGCTGGGGGTGACCCAGGCTGTGGTTTTGTCTGCTGGATTCTCCAGCTTCTACCTGGCTGACATAGACTCTGGGCGAAATATCTTCATTGTGGGCTTCTCCATCTTCATGGCCTTGCTGCTGCCAAGATGGTTTCGGGAAGCCCCAGTCCTGTTCAGCACAG GCTGGAGCCCCTTGGATGTATTACTGCACTCACTGCTGACACAGCCCATCTTCCTGGCTGGACTCTCAGGCTTCCTACTAGAGAACACGATTCCTG GCACACAGCTTGAGCGAGGCCTAGGTCAAGGGCTACCATCTCCTTTCACTGCCCAAGAGGCTCGAATGCCTCAGAAGCCCAGGGAGAAGGCTGCTCAAGTGTACAGACTTCCTTTCCCCATCCAAAACCTCTGTCCCTGCATCCCCCAGCCTCTCCACTGCCTCTGCCCACTGCCTGAAGACCCTGGGGATGAGGAAGGAGGCTCCTCTGAGCCAGAAGAGATGGCAGACTTGCTGCCTGGCTCAGGGGAGCCATGCCCTGAATCTAGCAGAGAAGGGTTTAGGTCCCAGAAATGA
- the SLC23A3 gene encoding solute carrier family 23 member 3 isoform 1 (isoform 1 is encoded by transcript variant 1), with protein sequence MSRSPLNPSQLRSVGSQDALAPLPPPAPQNPSTHSWDPLCGSLPWGLSCLLALQHVLVMASLLCVSHLLLLCSLSPGGLSYSPSQLLASSFFSCGMSTILQTWMGSRLPLVQAPSLEFLIPALVLTSQKLPRAIQTPGNSSLMLHLCRGPSCHGLGHWNTSLQEVSGAVVVSGLLQGMMGLLGSPGHVFPHCGPLVLAPSLVVAGLSAHREVAQFCFTHWGLALLTWAPASFMCAPGGELQRHQLTLLSLSSGSFRNCLPPPRHHGFGCLTQAGSQQVAHLVGLLCVGLGLSPRLAQLLTTIPLPVVGGVLGVTQAVVLSAGFSSFYLADIDSGRNIFIVGFSIFMALLLPRWFREAPVLFSTGWSPLDVLLHSLLTQPIFLAGLSGFLLENTIPGTQLERGLGQGLPSPFTAQEARMPQKPREKAAQVYRLPFPIQNLCPCIPQPLHCLCPLPEDPGDEEGGSSEPEEMADLLPGSGEPCPESSREGFRSQK encoded by the exons ATGAGCCGATCACCCCTCAATCCCAGCCAACTCCGATCAGTGGGCTCCCAGGATGCCCTGGCCCCCTTGCCTCCACCTGCTCCCCAGAATCCCTCCACCCACTCTTGGGACCCTTTGTGTGGATCTCTGCCTTGGGGCCTCAGCTGTCTTCTGGCTCTGCAg CATGTCTTGGTCATGGCTTCTCTGCTCTGTGTCTCccacctgctcctgctttgcAGTCTCTCCCCAGGAGGACTCTCTTACTCCCCTTCTCAGCTCCTGGCCTCCAGCTTCTTTTCATGTGGTATGTCTACCATCCTGCAAACTTGGATGGGCAGCAG GCTGCCTCTTGTCCAGGCTCCATCCTTAGAGTTCCTTATCCCTGCTCTGGTGCTGACCAGCCAGAAGCTACCCCGGGCCATCCAGACACCTGGAAACT CCTCCCTCATGCTGCACCTTTGTAGGGGACCTAGCTGCCATGGCCTGGGGCACTGGAACACTTCTCTCCAGGAG GTGTCCGGGGCAGTGGTAGTATCTGGGCTGCTGCAGGGCATGATGGGGCTGCTGGGGAGTCCCGGCCACGTGTTCCCCCACTGTGGGCCCCTGGTGCTGGCTCCCAGCCTGGTTGTGGCAGGGCTCTCTGCCCACAGGGAGGTAGCCCAGTTCTGCTTCACACACTGGGGGTTGGCCTTGCT CACCTGGGCTCCTGCCAGTTTCATGTGTGCCCCTGGAGGCGAGCTTCAACGTCATCAACTCACACTCCTCTCCCTGTCTTCCGGCTCCTTTCG GAACTGTCTGCCCCCACCAAGGCACCATGGATTTGGCTGCCTCACCCAG GCTGGATCTCAGCAAGTGGCTCACTTAGTGGGGCTACTCTGCGTGGGGCTTGGACTCTCCCCCAGGTTGGCTCAGCTCCTCACCACCATCCCACTGCCTGTTGTTG GTGGGGTGCTGGGGGTGACCCAGGCTGTGGTTTTGTCTGCTGGATTCTCCAGCTTCTACCTGGCTGACATAGACTCTGGGCGAAATATCTTCATTGTGGGCTTCTCCATCTTCATGGCCTTGCTGCTGCCAAGATGGTTTCGGGAAGCCCCAGTCCTGTTCAGCACAG GCTGGAGCCCCTTGGATGTATTACTGCACTCACTGCTGACACAGCCCATCTTCCTGGCTGGACTCTCAGGCTTCCTACTAGAGAACACGATTCCTG GCACACAGCTTGAGCGAGGCCTAGGTCAAGGGCTACCATCTCCTTTCACTGCCCAAGAGGCTCGAATGCCTCAGAAGCCCAGGGAGAAGGCTGCTCAAGTGTACAGACTTCCTTTCCCCATCCAAAACCTCTGTCCCTGCATCCCCCAGCCTCTCCACTGCCTCTGCCCACTGCCTGAAGACCCTGGGGATGAGGAAGGAGGCTCCTCTGAGCCAGAAGAGATGGCAGACTTGCTGCCTGGCTCAGGGGAGCCATGCCCTGAATCTAGCAGAGAAGGGTTTAGGTCCCAGAAATGA
- the SLC23A3 gene encoding solute carrier family 23 member 3 isoform 3 (isoform 3 is encoded by transcript variant 3) — MSRSPLNPSQLRSVGSQDALAPLPPPAPQNPSTHSWDPLCGSLPWGLSCLLALQHVLVMASLLCVSHLLLLCSLSPGGLSYSPSQLLASSFFSCGMSTILQTWMGSRLPLVQAPSLEFLIPALVLTSQKLPRAIQTPGNCEHRARARASLMLHLCRGPSCHGLGHWNTSLQEVSGAVVVSGLLQGMMGLLGSPGHVFPHCGPLVLAPSLVVAGLSAHREVAQFCFTHWGLALLVILLMVVCSQHLGSCQFHVCPWRRASTSSTHTPLPVFRLLSVLIPVACVWIVSAFVGFSVIPQELSAPTKAPWIWLPHPGEWNWPLLTPRALAAGISMALAASTSSLGCYALCGRLLHLPPPPPHACSRGLSLEGLGSVLAGLLGSPMGTASSFPNVGKVGLIQAGSQQVAHLVGLLCVGLGLSPRLAQLLTTIPLPVVGGVLGVTQAVVLSAGFSSFYLADIDSGRNIFIVGFSIFMALLLPRWFREAPVLFSTGWSPLDVLLHSLLTQPIFLAGLSGFLLENTIPGTQLERGLGQGLPSPFTAQEARMPQKPREKAAQVYRLPFPIQNLCPCIPQPLHCLCPLPEDPGDEEGGSSEPEEMADLLPGSGEPCPESSREGFRSQK; from the exons ATGAGCCGATCACCCCTCAATCCCAGCCAACTCCGATCAGTGGGCTCCCAGGATGCCCTGGCCCCCTTGCCTCCACCTGCTCCCCAGAATCCCTCCACCCACTCTTGGGACCCTTTGTGTGGATCTCTGCCTTGGGGCCTCAGCTGTCTTCTGGCTCTGCAg CATGTCTTGGTCATGGCTTCTCTGCTCTGTGTCTCccacctgctcctgctttgcAGTCTCTCCCCAGGAGGACTCTCTTACTCCCCTTCTCAGCTCCTGGCCTCCAGCTTCTTTTCATGTGGTATGTCTACCATCCTGCAAACTTGGATGGGCAGCAG GCTGCCTCTTGTCCAGGCTCCATCCTTAGAGTTCCTTATCCCTGCTCTGGTGCTGACCAGCCAGAAGCTACCCCGGGCCATCCAGACACCTGGAAACTGTGAGCACAGAGCAAGGGCAAGGG CCTCCCTCATGCTGCACCTTTGTAGGGGACCTAGCTGCCATGGCCTGGGGCACTGGAACACTTCTCTCCAGGAG GTGTCCGGGGCAGTGGTAGTATCTGGGCTGCTGCAGGGCATGATGGGGCTGCTGGGGAGTCCCGGCCACGTGTTCCCCCACTGTGGGCCCCTGGTGCTGGCTCCCAGCCTGGTTGTGGCAGGGCTCTCTGCCCACAGGGAGGTAGCCCAGTTCTGCTTCACACACTGGGGGTTGGCCTTGCT GGTTATCCTGCTCATGGTGGTCTGTTCTCAGCACCTGGGCTCCTGCCAGTTTCATGTGTGCCCCTGGAGGCGAGCTTCAACGTCATCAACTCACACTCCTCTCCCTGTCTTCCGGCTCCTTTCG GTGCTGATCCCAGTGGCCTGTGTGTGGATTGTTTCTGCCTTTGTGGGATTCAGTGTTATCCCCCAGGAACTGTCTGCCCCCACCAAGGCACCATGGATTTGGCTGCCTCACCCAG GTGAGTGGAATTGGCCTTTGCTGACGCCCAGAGCTCTGGCTGCAGGCATCTCCATGGCCTTGGCAGCCTCCACCAGTTCCCTGGGCTGCTATGCCCTGTGTGGCCGGCTGCTGCATTTGCCTCCCCCACCTCCACATGCCTGCAGTCGAGGGCTGAGCCTGGAGGGGCTGGGCAGTGTGCTGGCCGGGCTGCTGGGAAGCCCCATGGGCACTGCATCCAGCTTCCCCAACGTGGGCAAAGTGGGTCTTATCCAG GCTGGATCTCAGCAAGTGGCTCACTTAGTGGGGCTACTCTGCGTGGGGCTTGGACTCTCCCCCAGGTTGGCTCAGCTCCTCACCACCATCCCACTGCCTGTTGTTG GTGGGGTGCTGGGGGTGACCCAGGCTGTGGTTTTGTCTGCTGGATTCTCCAGCTTCTACCTGGCTGACATAGACTCTGGGCGAAATATCTTCATTGTGGGCTTCTCCATCTTCATGGCCTTGCTGCTGCCAAGATGGTTTCGGGAAGCCCCAGTCCTGTTCAGCACAG GCTGGAGCCCCTTGGATGTATTACTGCACTCACTGCTGACACAGCCCATCTTCCTGGCTGGACTCTCAGGCTTCCTACTAGAGAACACGATTCCTG GCACACAGCTTGAGCGAGGCCTAGGTCAAGGGCTACCATCTCCTTTCACTGCCCAAGAGGCTCGAATGCCTCAGAAGCCCAGGGAGAAGGCTGCTCAAGTGTACAGACTTCCTTTCCCCATCCAAAACCTCTGTCCCTGCATCCCCCAGCCTCTCCACTGCCTCTGCCCACTGCCTGAAGACCCTGGGGATGAGGAAGGAGGCTCCTCTGAGCCAGAAGAGATGGCAGACTTGCTGCCTGGCTCAGGGGAGCCATGCCCTGAATCTAGCAGAGAAGGGTTTAGGTCCCAGAAATGA
- the CNPPD1 gene encoding protein CNPPD1, translating to MDLTGLLLDEEGTFSLAGFQDFTFLPGHQKLSARIRRRLYYGWDWEADCSLEELSSPVADIAVELLQKAAPSPIRRLQKKYVAHVSREACISPCAMMLALVYIERLRHRNPDYLQHVSSSDLFLISMMVASKYLYDEGEEEEVFNDEWGAAGGVAVPTLNALERGFLSAMDWHLYTDPREIFEVLSWLESCVAEQQGRWRGWYTYTDLCVLLEQPTWQLALGSLCQRLVKLSCLLAVAYVSSVALAVASVAVIHQSLGLSCIPTPGPPDLGLTSRCLLEPCIPSVPQCLPSLANVSSCLEGSMGLRSLWGSLLASLTPPPLPPPDPPAPPTLLHNCHLCQKLQRDSPTCHACLHPNRTVPTALSSPWYHTYGLAPPWPWSPVLLSLPQPQQCSLFSVMELARLKSFVFPG from the exons ATGGACCTGACCGGGCTCCTGCTGGACGAAGAAGGCACCTTCTCCCTCGCCGGCTTCCAGGACTTCACG TTCCTCCCAGGACACCAGAAGCTGAGTGCCCGGATCCGAAGGAGGCTCTACTATGGCTGGGACTGGGAAGCCGACTGTAGCCTGGAGGAGCTCTCCAGCCCGGTGGCAG ACATTGCTGTCGAACTGCTCCAGAAGGCAGCCCCCAGCCCTATTCGCCGACTCCAGAAGAAATATGTAGCTCATGTGTCCCG GGAGGCATGCATCTCCCCATGTGCTATGATGCTGGCTCTGGTGTACATTGAACGGCTCCGGCACCGAAACCCAGACTACTTGCAGCATGTGTCATCCTCTGACTTGTTCCTGATCTCCATG ATGGTGGCCAGTAAGTACCTCTATgatgaaggggaggaggaggaggtctTCAACGACGAATGGGGAGCTGCTGGGGGTGTGGCCGTGCCCACTCTCAATGCCTTGGAGAGGGGCTTCCTGAGTGCCATG GATTGGCATCTCTACACTGACCCTCGGGAGATCTTTGAGGTGCTGAGCTGGTTGGAGAGCTG TGTGGCTGAGCAGCAGGGACGGTGGCGAGGCTGGTACACCTACACAGACCTGTGTGTGCTGCTGGAGCAGCCGACCTGGCAGTTGGCCCTGGGCTCCCTCTGCCAGCGGCTGGTAAAG CTGTCTTGCCTGTTAGCTGTGGCATATGTGAGCAGTGTGGCCCTGGCTGTGGCATCGGTGGCCGTAATACATCAGTCTTTGGGGCTGTCCTGCATCCCTACACCTGGGCCGCCTGACCTTGGACTGACCTCCCGTTGCCTCCTGGAGCCCTGCATACCTTCTGTGCCACAATGCCTGCCGTCTCTCGCTAATGTCTCCAGCTGCCTGGAAGGCAGCATGGGGCTGCGGTCACTCTGGGGCAGTCTTCTGGCCTCACTGACTCCTCCACCATTGCCTCCCCCAGACccccctgcccctcccactcTTCTTCATAACTGCCACCTTTGCCAGAAGCTCCAGAGAGACTCCCCAACCTGCCATGCCTGCCTCCACCCCAACCGTACAGTCCCCACTGCGCTGTCCAGCCCCTGGTACCATACCTATGGCCTGGCTCCCCCCTGGCCTTGGAGCCCGGTGCTCCTTTCACTTCCTCAGCCTCAGCAATGTTCCCTTTTCAGTGTCATGGAGCTGGCTCGCCTCAAGTCTTTCGTTTTCCCAGGCTAG